ATGTACTTATCTACTGAACATATTTAAGTAGCTTATCTTATTCCGCCTAACGGTCGGCTGCAACCCGACTGTTAGGCGAACCCGGTCTGCGATGAATACTCACAGTTCATCGTCGCCAGGAAAGCGATTCTCTCCGCCTGGTAGGTTCAGCCAGCTCAACTCCCACTCGTCCTGCTTTTTCCCCCGATTGTTGATGACTCGTGACGTTATGACCTTCCCCCTTTCAATCTTGACGTGAACTTCCTCTTCAAATATAGAACCGAAACCCATGTGGACGTATTGCAGCATTTCACCCCTTGGGATACGAAGGACGCCTGAAAACCAGTCTGCCAAAAGGGGTTCTTCCCCCTGCAATCGGAACCTACCGCAAAGATCAACCAGATAGAACTGTCCATCCTTAATCTCCCATGTTCCCTGATATCCCCGCCAACAGGCCGTCGAGAGTAGAATGAGAGAAATGGGAGCGGAATCATCATGCTTTGCCTTGTCCGGGTCTATCTCGATGATTCTGGGATGTCCCTTTGGAAGTGGTGGGCAGAACGCCATCGAAGTCTCTTTCCCGTCGAAGATCAAACGCTCACCGATTTGCGCCGTCATATGCAGCCTCCTATCCGTCTAACATCCTATCCGTCTAACAATTTATTATGTGGAAAGTTTCTGTATAAAACCCCCACTCCAGGGAGTTATCCGGAAAGTTTCTATTGAAATGCTGATTTTCCATAATTCAACCGAAACTTTCTCGATAATATCCAGATTTTCAGGAGTTATACGGAAACTTTCCGTATAATTTCAGAATTCAGATCTCAGTAATGCGTGTAATATTTACCACATCATCGGATCTGTAACATCTGCCATCATGTCAAACCCATCAAACCCTCCAAAATTACTCGAAGAGGTGCGGGATGTCCTGCGCCGCAGGCACTACTCCTACCAAACTGAAAAAACCTACATTTACTGGATTAAACGCTTCATTGCCTTCCATCATATGAAGCCCCCACGGGACATGGGCGCATCTGAAATAGAAACATTTCTCACCCACCCCGCCGTTGATCAAAACGTGACCCCATCTACTCAAAATCAAGCCCTCAGTGCGCTGATATTTCTATATCGCGATGTGTACCAATGGGATACCAACTGGGGCTTAAACGCAGAGCGAGCCACACCGACCCGCTACCTACCCACAGTGCTCACCCCAGACGAAGCCCGCCGCATTCTCAACACCCTTCCCGGCGTTTATCAACTCGTTGCCAAAGTGCTTTACGGTAGCGGTTTGCGTCTCAGTGAAGGATTAAGATTACGAGTCAAAGATTTAGACTTTGGGCAACACTAAATCGTAGTTCGCGACGCAAAGGGCAATCGCAGTCGAGTCACCATGTTACCCATAGGGTTAGTTGACCCTTTAAATAGACATTGGCAGTGGGTCAAACAACAACACCAGCAAGATTTAGACCAGGGATATGGATCGGTATACTTGCCCTATGCCCTTGAGCGAAAATATCCAAAGGCCAGTCGGGAATGGGTGTGGCAATACGTTTTTCCAGCCGATCGGCGATCGCTCGATCCTCGCAGTGGCATTTGTCGGCGGCATCATCTCCATGAAAGTGGACTCCAAATGAAAGTGGACTCCAAAAAGCCCTGAAGCAAGCCATCCGGGCTGTAGGGATTTCCAAGAGGGTGAGTTGCCATACCTTTCGCCACAGTTTTGCCACCCATCTCCTGCAAAACGGCTACGATATCCGCACCGTGCGAGAACTCCTAGGCCACAAAGACGTAAAGACCACCATGA
This Synechococcales cyanobacterium T60_A2020_003 DNA region includes the following protein-coding sequences:
- a CDS encoding tyrosine-type recombinase/integrase, yielding MKQAIRAVGISKRVSCHTFRHSFATHLLQNGYDIRTVRELLGHKDVKTTMIYTHVLNRGGLYVRSPLDA
- a CDS encoding phage integrase N-terminal SAM-like domain-containing protein, whose amino-acid sequence is MSNPSNPPKLLEEVRDVLRRRHYSYQTEKTYIYWIKRFIAFHHMKPPRDMGASEIETFLTHPAVDQNVTPSTQNQALSALIFLYRDVYQWDTNWGLNAERATPTRYLPTVLTPDEARRILNTLPGVYQLVAKVLYGSGLRLSEGLRLRVKDLDFGQH